In Hirundo rustica isolate bHirRus1 chromosome 4, bHirRus1.pri.v3, whole genome shotgun sequence, a genomic segment contains:
- the LOC120752135 gene encoding histone H1.03-like, with protein sequence MSPPPPPRLRQSSRCQKPKKAASGSKARKPAGPSVTELITKAVSASKERKGLSLAALKKALAAGGYDVEKSNSRIKLGIKSLVSKGVLVQTKGTGASGSFRLSKKTGEVKEKAPKKKTGAAKPKKPAAKKPSSAAKKPKKPVTAKKSPKKAKKPAAAAAKKTTKSPKKATKAAKPKKRRQQRRARLRRKR encoded by the coding sequence AtgtcgccgccgccgccgccccggctcCGCCAAAGCTCCCGCTGCCAGAAGCCGAAGAAGGCGGCGAGCGGCTCCAAAGCCCGCAAGCCAGCGGGGCCCAGCGTCACCGAGCTGATCACCAAGGCCGTGTCCGCCTCCAAGGAGCGCAAGGGGCTCTCCCTCGCCGCGCTCAAGAAGGCGCTGGCCGCCGGCGGCTACGATGTGGAGAAAAGTAACAGCCGTATTAAGCTGGGCATCAAGAGCCTCGTCAGCAAGGGTGTTCTGGTACAGACCAAGGGCACCGGCGCCTCCGGGTCTTTTCGGCTCAGCAAAAAAACCggagaagtgaaggaaaaagcCCCCAAGAAAAAAACTGGCGCGGCTAAACCCAAGAAGCCGGCGGCTAAGAAACCTTCCAGTGCTGCCAAGAAGCCCAAGAAGCCGGTGACCGCGAAAAAGAGCCCCAAGAAAGCCAAGAAGCCGGCGGCCGCAGCGGCCAAGAAAACAACCAAGAGCCCCAAGAAGGCGACAAAGGCTGCTAAGCCCAAAAAGCGGCGGCAGCAGCGAAGAGCCCGGCTAAGGCGAAAGCGGTGA